CACCGAGGCGGGTGTGCAGGCGCGCGTGCACCCGTCGCTGGTTCCTGTCGGTCACCCATTGGCGGGTGTTCATGGTGCCTTTAACGCGGTTTTTGTCGAGGCCGACGACGCCGGAGAGCTGATGTTCTACGGGCGCGGCGCGGGCGGTGCGCCAACGGCTTCCGCGGTGCTGGGCGACATCGTGTCTGCGGCGCGCCACCGCGCACACGGCGGACTTGCCCCCGCCGAATCTGCGTATGCGGCAATCCCCATCGCTGCTGCGGCCGAGGCGCACACTCGCCTGCAGATTCGGCTCGTGGTGGCCGACCGGCCGGGAGTCCTGGCGCAGGTGTCTACCGCCCTGGCGGACCACGGCGTTTCCATCGAGGCGGTGCGCCAGCACGACACCCCGGCCGCGCGCACCCACGGCGGCGTCGAACTCATCATCATCACCCATCGGGCGCGGCAAGCAGATCTTGACGCAACCGTTGCAGAATTGGCCGAATTGGACGCAGTGATCAAGGTGGCGTCCGCGTTGCGAGTTGAGGGAGTCTAAATGGCACACATCTGGCGCGGAGTGATCCGCGAGTATGAGCAATACCTGCCCGACCACGTTGCAGAAACCATAGTCACTCTTGGCGAGGGTGGAACCCCCCTGGTCGCGGCCCGCCGCCTGAGCGAATTGACTGGCGCCCGCGTCTACCTCAAAGTCGAAGGAATGAACCCAACGGGGTCGTTCAAGGACCGCGGAATGACCACCGCGATGTCCGCCGCCGCATATCGCGGGGCCAAGGCGGTCGTGTGCGCGTCCACGGGGAACACCTCCGCCAGTGCTGCCGCCTACGCGACCGCTGCCGGTATGACGTGCGCCGTGTTGGTTCCGGACGGCAAGATTGCGATGGGCAAGCTTTCGCAGGCGCTTGCGCACGGCGCGACGCTGTTGCAGGTCGAGGGTAACTTCGACGATTGCCTGGTGGCCGCCCGGAAGCTTGCAGAGACCTACCCCGTGGAACTGGTCAACTCCGTGAACCCGGACCGGATCGAGGGGCAAAAGACGGCCGCTTTCGAGGTCGTCGACACGCTTGGAACGGTTCCCGACATCCACGCGCTGCCCGTCGGAAACGCGGGCAATATCACCGCCTACTGGAAGGGCTACCGCGAATACAAGGATGCCGGCGTCACCGATGCGCTGCCCCGAATGTGGGGGTTCCAGGCGGAAGGCGCATCGCCCATTGTCCAGGGACACCCGTTCGATGAACCCGAAACTATCGCGACAGCCATCCGGATCGGAAACCCTGCTTCGTGGACCCAGGCAGAGCAGGCGCGCAACGATTCCGGTGGCGTTATAGAAGCCGTAACCGATGAGGAAATTCTCGCGGCCCACCGCCTGCTGTCGGCCGAGGTCGGTGTCTTCGTGGAGCCTGCCTCCGCCGCGGGTGCCGCCGGCGTTCTCAAACGAGCCAAGGCCGGGCTTGTTCCGCAGGACGCACTCATCGTCATCACCGTCACGGGCCACGGTTTGAAGGATCCCGCCTGGGCGCTGCGTACGCTCGAAGGCGAAGAGATCAAACCCGTGCGCGTGAGCGCCGACGTTGTTTCCATCGCAACGGCTCTGGGGCTTGGCTAACATGCAGATTGGGAACGACCGCGTGCGGGTTTCAGTTCCCGCGACGAGCGCCAACCTGGGGCCTGGCTTCGACGCACTGGGGCTAGCTCTCAACGTGCGCGACACCATCGAAGTGACCGCACTAGCGAGCGAGACGACCGAGGTCACCGTCGTCGGTGCCGGTGCGGGCGAAGTCCCCTCCGATGCCTCGCATCTGGTCGCGCGCGCGATTCGGGTCGGCCTCGAATATGTCGGTGCGCCCGCTGTTGGGTTGCGTCTCACGTGCCACAACGTGATTCCGCACGCACGAGGCATGGGTTCTTCCGCGGCAGCCGTTGTGGGCGGCTTGGTAGCGGCGCGTGCTCTCATCTCAGATCCGGAAGCGCTGGACGATCAGAGCATTTTGGAACTCGCCACGCAGATGGAAGGGCACCCGGACAACGCGGCGCCCGCGCTCATGGGCGGCGGAACCGTCGCGTGGATGTCGCGGACAGAAGACGGCGAACTGCAGGCTCGTGCAACTCGGATTGAGGTGAATCCGCAGATAGATCCTGTAGTGCTCATTCCTGACACGAGGCTCGCGACGAAGGCGGCCCGCGCCGCGCTTCCCGCCGAGGTTCCCCATAGTGACGCCGCCTTTAACGCGGGGCGTGCTGCCCTGCTCGTCGCGGCGCTGACCCGCCACCCCGACCTCCTTTTCGATGCGACCACAGACCGGTTGCACCAGGCCTACCGATCCGCCCAGATGCCGCAGTCGGCGTTGGTGGTCGAGAGGCTCCGTGTGCAGGGACTCCCGGCGGTCATCTCGGGGGCCGGGCCCACTGTGTTGGTCTTTGGCACGCATGATGCCCGTGCTACGGAGGACCAGGCCATTGCGGGCATAGTGGGCGGATGGGACGAGGACGGACGAGCGCCATCGGGATGGCAAGTTACGCGGCCCGGAGTCGCGGCGGCCGGCGCCTGGTTCGAAGCTATGTGATTCGAGGCCGACAGCGGTTCGCGGCCCGTCGCACGCATATGTCTGCCAAGAAACGCCGCCCGCGCGTTGCTTGAGCGCGATCATCGCGCACACGCTTGTCGTGGGCTCGTGGGCTCGTGGGCTCGTGGGCTCGTGGGCTCGTGGCGGTTGGAGTCTTGGGGTTTTTGCATGTTGGTTGGCCACTGTTTGTTAGAACGGTGGTGGTTCGTCAAAGCAGGGTCTGCTGTAGGAACAGGTGACAGTTCGTGTTAGGCCGTGAGGGCCAGGTTCTTGTTCATGATGGTCTCGAACTCGACGGGCGTCAAACGTCCGAGGCGGGGTTGGCAGCGACGGCGGTGGTAGGTGCGCGCTGCGGGTGCGCGCTGCGGGTGCGCGCTGCGGTGGTGAGCGCGGTAGGTGAGCCCGGCGGGTGCGCGCTGCGGTGGTGAGCCCGGCAGGGAACCTCCGGTAGTGCCGCACTGCGCTGCGGAACCTCCGGTAGGTGGCTCGCGGCTACGGACAGTGGTAGTATTACGTCTGGTCGCAAGCATTATCGATTGGAGGCGAACGGTTTTCGCGTTCGCGTTGTGTCCGATAAACGTGCCCCGACCTTCCCCGATAGTCCTCCCCGCGAAGCGGATGATGCCCCGGTGTGAACCGCGGTAGCGGTAGCCCGCAGGGGTAGCCAATTCTGGCTAAGGGAAAGATTCCGCGCCACATCAATCTAGATAGCGGCGCGATCAAAACGATGTGACCAGATTTGCTGGCCCCCAACCGTGCCTGACGTGATGCGACGCCAAGCACCGAAAAAATGAGAAGGATTCCTTCGTGACACAATCCGCCAATCCCACTAACGATGGCGCACAGGGTGGAGCAGGGTCGCTTTCTGCGATGAAGCTCGCCGAATTACAGAAACTTGCATCTACGCGCGGGATCAAGGGAATTTCCAAGATGCGCAAGGGTGAACTTGTTGAGGCGATCCGCGCCAATGGGGGCGCGGGACGCACTGCAAAGACTGAGCGAGGCGCGGACAAAGCCGCTGTTCAGGCGGCGCCTGTCAGCGAGAGCCGGACCCGCGCAACGAGCGACCAGCGCCCCGCCGCGTCGAAGGAGCAAGGGGCACCCACGGCTCCGGCGGATACGGCGAACGGATCCGAAACGCAGCGCGATGAGCGGCCTCGCCGCAACCAGTCTGAAAAGGTGACGCAGAACGACGCGGAGCAGTCGAAACTCGGCTCGACCGAAAACATCCTGGAGGGCCTACCGTCGACATCGCGCGGCAAGAGCGTTGCGCGCGGCGAGCGCCGCGGCGAAGCCGCGCAGCCGGAGCAAACGGAGCGCCGCGTCGCAGGCGACCGCGCCGAGCGGGCGGCGACTGTCGTCGAAGACCTGCCAGGTTCCAACCGCGACGGGCGCGGTCGGCGCGGCCGCAATGGGCGAGACGGTGACAAGGGCACCGATCAGCGTTCCGGCACGGGTCAGCGCGACAACCAGCGCAGGCAGGATTCCTTTGATGCTGAGGACGACCGCAACGGCCGCCGCCGCCGGGGACGCGACCGCTACCGCGATCGCGACCGGACCCGGCGCGGGCGCGGGCGCGCCACCAACGACCTGATTGGCGTCGACGACGTCGAGGTCACAGAAGACGACGTGTTGGTTCCCGTCGCCGGCATCCTGGACATCCTCGATAACTACGCCTTCGTTCGCACCAGCGGGTATCTGCCGGGGCCCAATGACGTCTACATGTCGCTTGCCCAAGTCAAGAAAGCCGGTCTGCGCAGGGGCGACGCGATCACGGGTGCGATCCGCGCGCCGCGCGAGGGAGAAACGCCGGGAGCCAGTTCGCGCCAGAAATTCAATGCGTTGGTGCGGCTGGACACGGTCAACGGACTCACCGCTGACGTTGCACGCAAGCGCCCCGACTTCACCAAACTGACACCGCTTTACCCCCAGGAACGCCTGCGCCTGGAGAACGCGGCGAATTCGAAGCTAACGCCGCGCGTCATCGATATCGTTGCGCCGATCGGGAAAGGCCAGCGCGGCCTCATCGTCGCCCCGCCCAAGGCCGGAAAGACGATCATCATGCAGCAGATCGCCAACGCCATCACGACCAACAATCCTGAGGTCCACCTCATGGTCGTTCTGGTCGATGAGCGTCCCGAGGAAGTCACCGACATGGAGCGCACGGTCAACGGCGAGGTCATCGCCTCCACCTTCGACCGCCCCGCATCCGATCACACCATGGTCGCCGAACTGGCGATTGAACGTGCCAAGCGTTTGGTTGAACTCGGCCAAGACGTCGTTGTGCTGCTCGATTCATTGACGCGCCTTTCGCGCGCCTACAACCTCGCGGCGCCCGCATCCGGGCGGATTCTATCCGGTGGTGTGGACGCGTCGGCGCTCTACCCACCGAAGAAGTTCTTTGGTGCCGCCCGCAACATCGAGGAGGGCGGATCGCTCACGATTTTGGCTTCCGCCCTGGTGGAGACGGGTTCAAAGATGGACGAGGTCATCTTCGAGGAATTCAAGGGGACCGGAAATATGGAGTTGCGCCTGAGTCGCCAATTGGCGGACAAGCGCATATTCCCCGCCGTCGACGTCAACGCATCCGGTACCCGTCGCGAGGAAGTCCTGCTTCCTGCGGAAGAACTCAAGATCATCTACAAGTTGCGGCGCGTATTTGGCGGCTTGGACCAGCAATCGGCTATCGAATTGCTGCTCGGCAAGCTCAAGGAAACGAAGACAAACATCGAGTTTTTGCTGCAGGTGCAAAAGACGACCCC
This is a stretch of genomic DNA from Rarobacter incanus. It encodes these proteins:
- the thrC gene encoding threonine synthase, whose amino-acid sequence is MAHIWRGVIREYEQYLPDHVAETIVTLGEGGTPLVAARRLSELTGARVYLKVEGMNPTGSFKDRGMTTAMSAAAYRGAKAVVCASTGNTSASAAAYATAAGMTCAVLVPDGKIAMGKLSQALAHGATLLQVEGNFDDCLVAARKLAETYPVELVNSVNPDRIEGQKTAAFEVVDTLGTVPDIHALPVGNAGNITAYWKGYREYKDAGVTDALPRMWGFQAEGASPIVQGHPFDEPETIATAIRIGNPASWTQAEQARNDSGGVIEAVTDEEILAAHRLLSAEVGVFVEPASAAGAAGVLKRAKAGLVPQDALIVITVTGHGLKDPAWALRTLEGEEIKPVRVSADVVSIATALGLG
- the thrB gene encoding homoserine kinase — translated: MRVSVPATSANLGPGFDALGLALNVRDTIEVTALASETTEVTVVGAGAGEVPSDASHLVARAIRVGLEYVGAPAVGLRLTCHNVIPHARGMGSSAAAVVGGLVAARALISDPEALDDQSILELATQMEGHPDNAAPALMGGGTVAWMSRTEDGELQARATRIEVNPQIDPVVLIPDTRLATKAARAALPAEVPHSDAAFNAGRAALLVAALTRHPDLLFDATTDRLHQAYRSAQMPQSALVVERLRVQGLPAVISGAGPTVLVFGTHDARATEDQAIAGIVGGWDEDGRAPSGWQVTRPGVAAAGAWFEAM
- the rho gene encoding transcription termination factor Rho, which produces MKLAELQKLASTRGIKGISKMRKGELVEAIRANGGAGRTAKTERGADKAAVQAAPVSESRTRATSDQRPAASKEQGAPTAPADTANGSETQRDERPRRNQSEKVTQNDAEQSKLGSTENILEGLPSTSRGKSVARGERRGEAAQPEQTERRVAGDRAERAATVVEDLPGSNRDGRGRRGRNGRDGDKGTDQRSGTGQRDNQRRQDSFDAEDDRNGRRRRGRDRYRDRDRTRRGRGRATNDLIGVDDVEVTEDDVLVPVAGILDILDNYAFVRTSGYLPGPNDVYMSLAQVKKAGLRRGDAITGAIRAPREGETPGASSRQKFNALVRLDTVNGLTADVARKRPDFTKLTPLYPQERLRLENAANSKLTPRVIDIVAPIGKGQRGLIVAPPKAGKTIIMQQIANAITTNNPEVHLMVVLVDERPEEVTDMERTVNGEVIASTFDRPASDHTMVAELAIERAKRLVELGQDVVVLLDSLTRLSRAYNLAAPASGRILSGGVDASALYPPKKFFGAARNIEEGGSLTILASALVETGSKMDEVIFEEFKGTGNMELRLSRQLADKRIFPAVDVNASGTRREEVLLPAEELKIIYKLRRVFGGLDQQSAIELLLGKLKETKTNIEFLLQVQKTTPGGAGDEGIGKTV